The genomic region ATTAGTTTTTATACATCACGCATCTCTTTACAGCGATGACAACGAACTTCCGGAGGATGTAGACGATCCGCGTATTCGCCGTTTGCAGGCAGTTCGCGTAGAGAATCAAGAAGATCTGGAATACGAGCGCCGTGAACGCCATCGCGTTATACATGAACCGGAACTCGTCGAGTCCGAAAGCGAAGGCGAGAGCCGTAGGAGCGACGATGGGCGTAGGATGGATAGCGATGGGGATCTGGGCGCAGATAGCGCCAACGTCACCTCCCGGCGGAGACGCATTTCGTTGGGCTCCGAGTCGGAATCCGAGGCCGAGCTCAGTGATACGGAGATTGAACGCAGACGTAATATGCTCAAGGCGAAGATGCTTCAACAGAAGCAGCGCGAAGAGGAGGAACTGCTGCAGAAACAGGAAGAAGAAGGACTGTCGGACTCGGAGGAATCGGAAAGCTCGGAGTACGAGGAGGAAACTGAAAGCGATGAGGAGAACGAACCCCGCCTGAAGCCACTATTTGTTCGAAAGAAGGACCGCACCACTATCATCGAAAAAGAACGCGAAGCAAACCGACAGAAACAGCTAGAGTATGAGTCCAAAAAGATGGCCAAGGAGCGTCGAAAGCAGACGCTTCGTTTGGTGGAGGACAGTATCAAGAAGGATCTCGAGAAGACCAAGGTTGAAAACGAACCGTCGCTCAACGACGTCAACACGGACGACGAGAACGATGAGGTGGAATACGAAGCATGGAAGTTACGAGAATTGAAACGCATCAAACGCGATCGTGAGGAAAAGGAACAGTGAGTATTTGATTCGGGAGCGCTGGGAACTTTTATTCAATGCATCTTTTTTACCTTTCTTCTTGCAGAttggaaaaagagaaacaagaAATCGAACGCCTGCGAAATCTTACGGAAGAAGAACGGCGTCAGGAGCTGCGCAACAATCCGAAGCTTGTAACCAACAAAAACGTGAAGGGCAAGTACAAGTTCCTGCAGAAGTACTACCATCGTGGTGCGTTCTACCTAGACCAGGAGGACTCCGTCTACAAGCAGGACTTCTCGGCACCGACGCTCGAGGACCACTTCGACAAGACGATCCTGCCGAAGGTGATGCAGGTGAAAAACTTTGGTCGATGCGGACGCACCAAGTACACGCATCTGGTCGATCAGGACACGACCAAGTTCGACTCACCGTGGGTAGCCGACACGCCGAACAGTACCATGTTCCTCACGGAACGGGCCGGCGGCATGAAACAAGTGTTCGACAAACCTTCGCTCTATCGCAAGAAGCGCGATGTGTAGTTTTATTAAAAGTTTGTTCTGGGAGTACAACAATTCTTCTTTGTTCTAGGATTAAAATTCTGCGATTAACATATTTAGTTATAAGAAATAAATGATAAACAGAGGGGAACGCGAATAAAACAGAGTAAGAAATAGAAATTCACAAACGTTGTACTCACTACGCGTTGTTTGCTAGTATGACGAACTGCATATTCGGGAAGTGGGTTTTGAACAAGTGTATCATGCTTTGTAGTCCATTGGTAAAGATGTCCTGTAAATGGAAATAGTCAAGTCGTCAAAATGAAGCCACAACCATTGCTTTATATTTGGGTATTCGAAACATACCTGAAATGAGCTATCTATTACGAAAAGTTTGCAGCCGTCAACGTACAAGAAGCTTATAAATATCAGGAGGAAAGCTAGCTGCCGCTGGTCCTCGTCGACTGTGTCTAGCTCAATCCCATTACTGTCCAGGATGGTAAAGTTGACTGCGGTAATTTTGCTGAATTCAAATGATGTTGTCTGTCGAAGAAATGATTAAAGGACAAgattaaaaaacttttcataCTTCTATGGAAAATCCCATTCAAGAAATCTATGTTAACCTAATCAATTAACACAAAGTTACGTAAGTAAAAATGAATGACAATTTCAATGCATGCACGTGTTAACCAACCTTCCAAGAACATCTTCTTCTTGCGTCAAAAAAATTGGTTGATTCAAGAATATCCATCAACACCAAATCCAGATTTCTTCGCGAAAACATCCATACAGTGGTCAATGTGTATTCTAAGCAAATAAACGCAATATTTGATCGCGCTTCGGTAAATACCATTTCTCTTTCACCTTCTTTGGAAGATGGTATAAAAGCGATCGGCCATAAGAATTTCAATTACTAGTATCCGGTAGCTGGAAGATTTATCTCCTTTGCTGCATTTGATTTCGCCATCGAAAATATCGCAGTGATGATGTTTTGGGCAATTATTGGAGTTTGGTTCGTTGTCTTGAAAAGTTCATCTGCATTTTACTCGCCATCCGATGATGTTGCCAAGTTAACTGCGGCCAACTTTGAGACTTCAGTGCTGGACAGCGATAAGGTATGGGTGGTTCAATTTTACGCTACGTGGTGCAGACACAGCCGGGACCTTGCGCCTGAATATCAACGGGTTGCCACCGCCCTTAAAGGGGTCATTAACGTCGGTGTGATCAACTGCGAGGAGAGTCAGGCGGAGCGGAAGTTGTGTGAACAGACTGTCCGCATAGACCACTATCCGACTGTGCTGATATTTGGCGGTGATAAATATTCTCCCGTAGAATACGACGGAGAGAATACGGCGAACGATATTTTCTGGGCAGCGATGCGCGAGATGGAACAATccttgcaaacaaaaacttaaacaGAAATTATGAGAAGTTAGTCTTGTGAATTTATAATAAGTTAAGTTAGAATAAAAAGTACGCCGTTATACTCTgccaaattcaaataaaagaacTTGAACTAAATGCAAAATCATGCAACTACGTTAATTTTTGGTGTACGTTTGAATGTTTGCTTGACCATGTTTGCCAAGGTGCACAAAACGGAGATGTTCCAAGATTCCCAAATAAAGATATTTTGGTATTTCATCAGCTCGAGACTCGAGGAATGATGTGTCAATCGggcatgaaaatgtttcagaCCAATCAGCGACGACCAAATCAGAAGTAGCGGTTTCCTCGCGGCGTTTGTTGTTTATGGTAGGAGCAATAATACTCCATTCTACCCAGAGAAAAGATCGGTGCATTAGCTCGCTACTATTTAGTCACAGCAGGCCAGTTTAACGGACAGCTTGAAGCAATCGCCGACGTGGTGATCAGTGAGGCCAATAAATCGGTGCAAAAATGATTCTCCGAGCGGTTGCAGGCATTTTTCTGCTCTGTGTCAGCGGTTCCCTGGCACTCTATTCGTCGTCGGATGATGTCGTGGCATTGACGGCGGCAAACTTCGATAAGACCGTATTGAAGAGTGACGAAGTTTGGGTGGTCGAGTTCTACGCCCCGTTCTGCGGACACTGTCGCAATCTGGTGCCCGAATATCGCAAGGCCGCCACGGCTTTGAAGGGAGTGATTAAGGTCGGCGGAATCAACTGCGAGGAGGAGCAGAGTCTCTGCGGCCAGCACGGAGTACGTGGTTATCCGACGCTGAAGATTTTCGGTGCCAACAAACGCTCGCCGGTCGACTACAATGGACAGCGCACGGCGAAGGACATTGCTGAGGCGGCACTGAGTGAGGcaaagaagaagatcaagaacattctcggcggtggtggaagcggcagcagtagcagcggcGGAAGCGACAGTGGCAGCAACGGTTCGTCGGACGAAGTAATCGAGCTGACCGATGCCAACTTCGACAAGCTGGTGCTTCAGAGCGAGGACACGTGGCTGGTGGAGTTCTTCGCGCCATGGTGTGGCCACTGCAAAAACCTTGCACCGCACTGGGCCAAGGCGGCCAAGGAGCTCAAGGGCAAGGTGAAGTTGGGCGCACTCGATGCAACCGTACACCAGGTTAAGGCGTCCCAGTTCGGCGTGCAGGGCTATCCGACGATCAAGTACTTCCCGGGCGGACCGAAGGATCGTAACTCGGCCGAAGACTATGATGGTGGTCGTACCTCGTCGGACATTGTCAACTGGGCGCTGGAGAAGTACAGCGACAACATACCGACACCGGAAGTCGTTCAGCTCACCTCGGAGAAGGTGGCACGAGATACGTGCGAAAACAAACCACTTTGCGTCGTGTCCGTACTGCCACACATTCTCGACTGCAATGCCGAGTGTCGCAATCGGTATCTGCGTATCCTGACCACGATGGGAGATAAGTACAAGAAAAAGCAGTGGGGCTGGCTGTGGACGGAGGGAGGCGCCCAGCTGGAGCTCGAGTCCACGCTCGATATCGGTGGCTTCGGTTATCCGGCCATGGCGGTCGTCAACTTGAAGAAGATGAAGTACTCGCTGCTGCGCGGTTCCTTCTCGGAGGACGGCATCAACGAGTTCCTGCGGGATCTCTCGTTCGGTCGGGGTCACACGGCTCCGGTGAAGGGTGCCGAGCTGCCAAAGATTCACAGCGTCGAAGCATGGGACGGC from Anopheles coustani chromosome 3, idAnoCousDA_361_x.2, whole genome shotgun sequence harbors:
- the LOC131272629 gene encoding protein disulfide-isomerase A6 homolog, with the protein product MILRAVAGIFLLCVSGSLALYSSSDDVVALTAANFDKTVLKSDEVWVVEFYAPFCGHCRNLVPEYRKAATALKGVIKVGGINCEEEQSLCGQHGVRGYPTLKIFGANKRSPVDYNGQRTAKDIAEAALSEAKKKIKNILGGGGSGSSSSGGSDSGSNGSSDEVIELTDANFDKLVLQSEDTWLVEFFAPWCGHCKNLAPHWAKAAKELKGKVKLGALDATVHQVKASQFGVQGYPTIKYFPGGPKDRNSAEDYDGGRTSSDIVNWALEKYSDNIPTPEVVQLTSEKVARDTCENKPLCVVSVLPHILDCNAECRNRYLRILTTMGDKYKKKQWGWLWTEGGAQLELESTLDIGGFGYPAMAVVNLKKMKYSLLRGSFSEDGINEFLRDLSFGRGHTAPVKGAELPKIHSVEAWDGKDGQLPEEEEYDLSDVDLDEKDEL
- the LOC131272628 gene encoding microfibrillar-associated protein 1, which codes for MSPPTTQYGIQSTAGAIPVKNTKGEISMQKVKVHRYVSGKRPEYAQYASSDEESEDDDFMENRRANEEQQQREESDDNELPEDVDDPRIRRLQAVRVENQEDLEYERRERHRVIHEPELVESESEGESRRSDDGRRMDSDGDLGADSANVTSRRRRISLGSESESEAELSDTEIERRRNMLKAKMLQQKQREEEELLQKQEEEGLSDSEESESSEYEEETESDEENEPRLKPLFVRKKDRTTIIEKEREANRQKQLEYESKKMAKERRKQTLRLVEDSIKKDLEKTKVENEPSLNDVNTDDENDEVEYEAWKLRELKRIKRDREEKEQLEKEKQEIERLRNLTEEERRQELRNNPKLVTNKNVKGKYKFLQKYYHRGAFYLDQEDSVYKQDFSAPTLEDHFDKTILPKVMQVKNFGRCGRTKYTHLVDQDTTKFDSPWVADTPNSTMFLTERAGGMKQVFDKPSLYRKKRDV